A stretch of the Zeugodacus cucurbitae isolate PBARC_wt_2022May chromosome 6, idZeuCucr1.2, whole genome shotgun sequence genome encodes the following:
- the LOC105221258 gene encoding fibrinogen-like protein 1, with protein sequence MNIPNKKNLVNAALLVLFLSAVSPQLLSESMCVRHLPSNCVEAVRAAGSEAKSGVYNIQLPLKVWVDRPFYVYCLLDHNGGDPWLLVQRRQDATIDFNRTWNDYKTGFGNLESNFFIGLDKLHALTQVQLNELQIELHDFNETVKYANYDSFAVGEENAKYPLNVLGKYSGSAGDSLHGQHEGQKFSTYDQDNDNWTGNCAEHYKGAWWYKACHWSNLNGEYLNSTHNEKPQGIVWYTWHGIYSMKYAHMAIRPNTNIRIQRS encoded by the exons ATGAAcattccaaataaaaaaaatttggtgaaCGCTGCGTTGTTGGTGCTCTTCTTGAGCGCTGTCTCACCGCAGTTATTAAGCGAATCGATGTGTGTGAGGCATTTACCTTCCAACTGCGTCGAAGCAGTACGCGCCGCTGGTTCGGAGGCCAAAAGTGGCGTCTACAATATACAATTACCGTTAAAGGTTTGGGTGGATCGACCCTTCTACGTTTACTGTTTACTCGATCACAACGGCGGTGACCCCTGGTTGTTGGTACAGCGTAGACAGGACGCAACCATCGATTTCAATCGCACCTGGAACGATTACAAGACTGGTTTCGGAAACTTGGAGTCAAATTTCTTCATTGGTTTGGACAAATTGCATGCGCTCACACAAGTGCAACTTAATGAGCTACAAATCGAATTGCATGATTTCAACGAAACCGTTAAGTACGCCAACTACGACAGTTTTGCGGTAGGCGAAGAGAACGCAAAATATCCATTGAATGTTTTGGGAAAATATTCTGGGAGTGCAGGCGATTCCTTGCACGGCCAGCACGAAGGCCAAAAGTTCAGTACATACGATCAGGATAACGACAATTGGACCGGGAATTGTGCGGAGCATTACAAAGGCGCCTGGTGGTATAAAGCCTGCCACTGGAG TAACCTAAATGGCGAGTATCTTAATAGCACTCACAACGAAAAGCCGCAAGGCATTGTCTGGTATACATGGCATGGCATTTATTCGATGAAATATGCGCACATGGCTATAAGGCCAAATACGAATATACGGATACAACGATCTTGA
- the LOC105221262 gene encoding uncharacterized protein LOC105221262 has protein sequence MTSKHWTHTDKCVLLSLFVCGILSALPALSGAVSLTWGQLSKYASPIYDEEIKLTDKQATVDVTFPQQGDTNEYIITGMHAFDAKTPLQTTVEAHLATVNSAMIRVVRGGVGFNYTTLRFEMPTPAYQAAVAVADSAPGVSDGPDGGSDAGRGNNLRAHYQLVIYGVDL, from the exons ATGACAAGTAAACACTGGACACACACCGACAAGTGTGTGTtgctttcactttttgtttgcgGCATATTGAGCGCATTGCCAGCGTTATCAGGTGCAGTCTCTTTAACGTGGGGTCAGTTGAGCAAGTATGCCTCACCTATTTACGATGAAGAAATCAAACTCACTGATAAGCAGGCGACAGTTGACGTTACATTTCCACAACAG GGTGACACCAACGAGTACATCATAACCGGCATGCACGCATTCGATGCGAAAACACCACTGCAGACGACAGTCGAAGCGCATTTGGCAACCGTTAACTCTGCAATGATTAGGGTTGTGCGCGGCGGCGTTGGCTTTAATTACACGACATTGCGATTTGAAATGCCAACGCCCGCTTATCAAGCAGCAGTAGCAGTAGCAGACAGCGCTCCTGGCGTTAGCGATGGCCCTGATGGCGGCAGCGATGCGGGGCGTGGCAATAACTTACGGGCGCACTATCAGCTCGTTATTTACGGCGTTGATTTATAG